A genomic window from Anticarsia gemmatalis isolate Benzon Research Colony breed Stoneville strain chromosome 22, ilAntGemm2 primary, whole genome shotgun sequence includes:
- the LOC142982808 gene encoding uncharacterized protein LOC142982808, whose protein sequence is MSGSGSDSAATAMSQDGDHVTMRRKRKLRKCTLLVDDESSPNPMKTRLKVPSFSPEDPEIWFALLEGQFAVYGIDDDAAKFAHVTSNLDVVHAKAVKDIILTPPAENRYERIKTELVRRLSASHEKKIRQLLTHEELGDRKPSQFLRHLQDLAGPSVPLDFIKTVWRQRLPTIVQTVLASQTSLSPEQLADLADNIQETVAPCNVAATSCNSRDAASEIAELRKMVEQLSLKVDECTRASYSSRSSGQQHSPSRRHRSRNRSRSRSRSSANHRNHPTCWYHYNFGDKAARCDKPCDYTGKV, encoded by the coding sequence ATGAGCGGTTCCGGAAGTGATTCGGCAGCCACGGCGATGTCACAAGATGGCGATCATGTAACCATGCGCCGAAAGCGGAAATTGCGGAAATGCACACTACTCGTAGATGACGAATCATCGCCCAACCCAATGAAGACGAGGTTGAAGGTGCCTTCCTTTTCCCCTGAGGATCCAGAAATATGGTTCGCGTTACTGGAAGGCCAGTTCGCAGTCTACGGCATCGACGATGACGCGGCTAAGTTCGCCCACGTGACGTCCAACCTCGACGTAGTGCATGCCAAGGCCGTGAAGGACATCATCCTCACTCCTCCAGCTGAGAACAGGTACGAGAGGATCAAGACCGAGCTGGTGCGCCGACTTTCCGCGTCGCACGAGAAGAAGATCCGGCAGCTCCTGACCCACGAGGAGCTCGGCGACCGGAAACCGTCGCAGTTTTTGCGCCATCTCCAGGACCTCGCTGGACCTTCTGTGCCCCTGGACTTCATCAAAACCGTGTGGCGACAGCGTCTTCCCACTATTGTCCAGACGGTGTTGGCATCACAGACGTCCCTATCACCGGAGCAGCTCGCCGACCTTGCGGATAACATCCAGGAGACCGTCGCACCGTGCAACGTGGCAGCCACGTCGTGCAACTCACGTGACGCGGCAAGCGAAATCGCTGAGCTGAGGAAGATGGTGGAGCAGCTGTCACTGAAGGTAGATGAGTGCACCCGCGCGTCCTACAGTTCACGTTCCAGTGGTCAGCAGCATTCTCCTTCGCGCCGCCACCGTTCCCGTAACCGCTCGCGATCAAGATCCCGGTCGAGTGCTAACCACCGTAATCATCCTACCTGTTGGTACCACTACAATTTCGGTGACAAAGCGGCTAGGTGTGACAAACCGTGCGACTACACGGGAAAAGTGTAG